One part of the Thermodesulfobacterium commune DSM 2178 genome encodes these proteins:
- a CDS encoding ATP-binding protein, whose amino-acid sequence MALPSWWQVATPHKDIREGKLSEALFAADLGDVVKGNAPLEYSDAVTFFQKTYLTQGLKNLVNNVVVRLSGGKSDPVIQLQTPFGGGKTHALVTLYHTVKNFEKIKHLPQLEGIKVPSNARVAVFVGTQADALQGRTPWGEIAHQLGKYETIAEHDRKRVSPGKEKLREIIDNSGPTLILIDELLEYIVKASQVEKTEKITHGQTLAFLQEITEVVASSKNSCLVITLPASILETYDEYAEKTLTQLQNVYGRVESIYTPVEGVEIYEVIRKRLFDDIGDDKSIKEVSQYYFDLYQRLGTDVPPEVKSLEYREKIEHAYPFHPEIIDVLYERWGSFPTFQRTRGVLRLLAEVVSDLYKRKVASPLIQSSLVNLQNPSIRREFVKHIGNEYESVIASDILEKATKIDKEMGSEYEKYKIATGIATSVFLYSFSGGERKGTTLPRLRVALLREGIPTTILGDAVSKLEEQLWFFHSEGKQYAFLNRPNLNRVIVDREETISEENVQEEIKKFIQKYAGSSMEVYVWPESSSDIPDNKALKLVVLSAKFFYGSTITNEFVSELFDKAGAGFRVYRNTVFVICMDNNGYSALTKTIRRLLALRSIQSDKTLLNTLTQENVNELKQKIKDLEKDLPFKIISTYRHLAWLDKQGLLFKDLGIPTVGSSETIAERVRQYLKDQEKILDRITPKYIIEKTFAKEENEKLLRDIYELSLKTPGMPILENESVLVNAIKDGVKRGIVGVKEDTEVYYCEDVTPAMDWVVLREEIAKEFKENQRKKQNVTEPAEIVTSPEIVVGGKDDQIKDEPVGKKEKNIKNLKLKFNVSWDKISNIISGVIGPLKGEASSLEISIEIKAVSDSEQGFDKNTLNLRVKETLKQIGAQIEEWKEE is encoded by the coding sequence ATGGCTCTGCCAAGCTGGTGGCAGGTAGCAACGCCACATAAAGACATAAGAGAGGGTAAATTAAGTGAGGCATTATTTGCTGCTGATTTAGGGGATGTAGTGAAAGGAAATGCACCTTTAGAATACAGCGATGCTGTTACTTTTTTTCAAAAAACCTATTTAACTCAGGGATTAAAAAATTTGGTTAACAATGTAGTAGTTCGCCTAAGTGGTGGCAAATCAGACCCTGTGATTCAACTTCAAACACCTTTTGGCGGTGGTAAAACCCATGCCCTTGTAACACTGTATCACACAGTAAAAAATTTTGAAAAAATTAAACATTTACCCCAGCTTGAAGGAATAAAAGTGCCTTCAAATGCCAGAGTGGCTGTTTTTGTTGGAACTCAGGCAGATGCCCTGCAGGGAAGAACCCCTTGGGGTGAAATTGCTCATCAGTTAGGAAAATACGAGACAATAGCAGAGCATGACAGAAAAAGAGTTTCACCAGGAAAAGAAAAACTAAGAGAAATTATAGACAACTCAGGTCCAACACTAATACTTATTGATGAACTGCTTGAATACATTGTTAAAGCCAGTCAGGTAGAAAAAACTGAAAAAATAACTCATGGACAGACTCTTGCATTTCTTCAGGAGATTACAGAGGTTGTTGCATCATCTAAAAACTCCTGCCTTGTAATTACCCTGCCAGCAAGCATTCTTGAAACCTATGATGAGTATGCAGAAAAAACACTCACTCAACTGCAGAATGTCTATGGCAGAGTTGAATCAATCTACACGCCAGTTGAAGGAGTAGAAATTTATGAGGTAATCCGTAAAAGGCTGTTTGACGATATAGGAGACGATAAATCAATAAAGGAAGTTTCTCAATACTACTTTGACCTTTATCAAAGGCTTGGTACAGATGTTCCTCCTGAAGTAAAGTCTTTGGAATATAGAGAAAAAATTGAACATGCCTATCCATTTCATCCAGAAATCATTGATGTTCTATATGAGAGATGGGGGTCTTTCCCAACATTTCAAAGAACAAGAGGCGTTCTGAGGCTTTTGGCTGAAGTTGTATCTGATCTTTACAAGAGAAAAGTTGCCTCACCTTTAATCCAGTCTTCACTGGTAAATCTTCAAAACCCATCTATAAGAAGAGAATTTGTAAAACACATTGGTAATGAGTATGAAAGTGTTATAGCTTCAGATATATTAGAGAAAGCAACTAAGATAGATAAAGAGATGGGCAGTGAATACGAAAAATATAAAATTGCCACAGGCATTGCTACAAGTGTATTTCTATATTCTTTTAGTGGTGGTGAAAGAAAGGGAACTACTTTGCCAAGACTTCGTGTAGCACTTTTAAGGGAAGGTATTCCAACAACTATACTTGGAGATGCAGTGAGTAAGCTTGAAGAACAACTCTGGTTTTTTCACTCTGAAGGTAAACAGTATGCATTCCTTAACAGGCCGAATCTTAATCGTGTCATTGTGGACAGAGAAGAGACTATATCAGAAGAGAACGTTCAGGAGGAAATAAAAAAGTTTATCCAGAAGTATGCAGGCAGTAGTATGGAGGTCTATGTCTGGCCAGAAAGTTCTTCAGATATTCCAGACAATAAAGCTCTCAAGCTCGTTGTACTTTCAGCCAAGTTTTTCTATGGTTCTACAATTACGAATGAGTTTGTTTCAGAGTTGTTTGATAAAGCAGGTGCAGGATTTAGAGTATATAGAAATACAGTTTTTGTTATTTGTATGGATAACAATGGATATTCAGCTCTAACTAAAACAATCAGGCGATTGCTTGCTTTAAGAAGCATTCAAAGCGATAAAACACTTTTAAATACATTAACGCAGGAAAATGTGAATGAATTAAAACAGAAAATTAAAGATTTGGAAAAGGATTTACCTTTTAAAATCATCTCCACATACAGACATCTTGCATGGTTAGATAAACAAGGTCTTTTATTTAAAGACCTTGGTATTCCAACTGTTGGAAGCAGCGAGACTATTGCTGAGAGAGTCAGGCAATATCTTAAAGATCAAGAAAAAATATTAGACCGTATAACCCCAAAATACATCATAGAGAAAACATTCGCGAAGGAAGAAAATGAAAAACTGTTAAGAGATATTTACGAACTTTCTTTAAAAACTCCTGGGATGCCAATTCTTGAAAATGAATCAGTTTTGGTTAATGCAATAAAGGATGGAGTAAAAAGGGGAATTGTTGGTGTAAAAGAAGACACAGAAGTTTATTATTGTGAAGATGTCACTCCAGCTATGGACTGGGTCGTATTAAGAGAAGAAATTGCAAAGGAATTTAAAGAAAATCAAAGAAAAAAACAAAATGTAACTGAACCTGCAGAAATAGTTACTTCTCCTGAAATTGTGGTAGGGGGAAAGGATGATCAAATCAAAGATGAACCAGTTGGCAAAAAAGAAAAAAATATTAAAAATCTCAAACTGAAATTCAATGTTTCATGGGATAAGATTTCTAATATTATAAGCGGTGTAATAGGACCACTAAAAGGAGAAGCATCTTCACTGGAGATTTCAATAGAGATTAAGGCAGTCTCAGATTCAGAGCAAGGTTTTGATAAAAACACTCTTAATCTCAGAGTAAAAGAAACCCTTAAGCAAATTGGTGCACAAATAGAAGAATGGAAAGAGGAATAA